In the genome of Fusarium poae strain DAOMC 252244 chromosome 1, whole genome shotgun sequence, the window TGATCATCGTGGTGCATCGAGACAAGAGTCCAGTTGGTGACAACACCAGCAATGCGAACACCCTCGTCAGAAGGCCGAGTGATGAGATCCTCGACACAAGTGGCGTTGAACAGCTTGATGTTGGGCATCTGAAGAACCTTGGACATGATGGTAGAGGTGAAGAGGGCAGCGTGCTTGACAACCACATAGTTACCCTCATCCTCGTAAGGAACACCGATCTCACGGAGGAAAGCATCGGCGGGCTTGCGCATGATCATGGCGGAGAAGAGCTGTCCACCGAGCCAAGCACCACCGCCAGGAGACACGGAAGCCTCAATCATGGCGATCTTGAGATCAGGGCGCTTCTTACCCAGGACATAGGCAGCGCTCAAACCGCAGGATCCAGCGCCGATGATGACAATGTCAGACTCGGCGTAGTTGTCCAGGTCCTGGAAGTAACGACGAGTCATGGCACGAGAGACCTGACTCTCCCGGATGGGAGCGAACTTGAAGTCATCCCAGTTACCGAGCATTTCCTCAatggtcttggtgttgatgttcttgCCCGCGTGGACAGGGAGCTTGGTAGTAGGGGTAGCAAGCTCGGCAGAGCGGGAAGTAGGGGAGATGGCAGCAGGGGGAGACATGTTTGACCTGTGGTTGTTAGACACTTTGAAGTTGGTAGGGAGGAGGACATGATCCTTTCGCTGGTATTATCCAGATCAAGTTTTGCCGTATAATCTCAGCCACATCCCCTCCTCTTGTCGTCACCTCCATCTTCAATGGAGGAACGAGAAGAGTTGAGGATGGGCACCGGCTCATGCATGATACTTTACCTGAAGAGTGCGTCCCAAATCAGGTCTGGACAAGACTACCGCTGAAAGGCTCCATGGCTGCTAGCAGGAGAGAGCCGTACAGGTTTGAGAGTGATGATATCTAGCATATCATATGTGTCAGACCAGTACGAGCATAATGCATAGCGATACAAACCTTGGGTTTCTTTGGAGGTTTATTCGATTGGTTttatgatgaagaaggaggaagagaagaagagatcaagatgGGAGGGCAATGGCCTTTTTATACCTGCAGATGAGGGGTAACCATTGATATCATGATGGAGTCGTAGTGAACGATACGGACCAACAGGAAGTACTGTAAGATCTACGGCAGTAAATTCCGAGTATTTCCTATGGTAGACGCTTGTTTTGATAAGGTGGGGGGGCATgtcttgttgaagaagatgactgATTGACTGTACTCTTGAGGGTGTTGAAGATCATGACTATACCTACTCTATCATGTCATGT includes:
- the STI35 gene encoding Thiamine thiazole synthase (BUSCO:34656at5125) gives rise to the protein MSPPAAISPTSRSAELATPTTKLPVHAGKNINTKTIEEMLGNWDDFKFAPIRESQVSRAMTRRYFQDLDNYAESDIVIIGAGSCGLSAAYVLGKKRPDLKIAMIEASVSPGGGAWLGGQLFSAMIMRKPADAFLREIGVPYEDEGNYVVVKHAALFTSTIMSKVLQMPNIKLFNATCVEDLITRPSDEGVRIAGVVTNWTLVSMHHDDQSCMDPNTINAPVIISTTGHDGPMGAFCVKRLVSMQRIEKLGGMRGLDMNVAEDAIVKGTREIVPGLIVGGMELSEVDGANRMGPTFGAMALSGLKAAEEALNIFDTRKKQNEQ